GATGTAAAAATATGTTATGACAATTCACAATATTCTCAAGAACccctttgtttttattttgtttgtagATACCTTGCCATCAGGTACCCCTTGAAATCGAGGGAACTTCGCACAGCTCGCAATGCCTTAATTGCCATTGGAATcatctgggcgttgtcaatggttTTAGCTGGGCCTTACTTGAATTATTACCAGATTGTCCTGTACAATGGGGTGCCTGTCTGCGTGCCAATCTGGGCAGACAAGAGGAGAAAAGTCATGGATGTTTCCTCTTTTGTGTTCGGGTATGTTATACCCGTTACGATCCTGAGCTTTGCCTACACCCGGACAATCAAGTACCTGTGGACATCAGTGGATCCCATTGAGACGGTGTCAGAAGCCAAGAAGGCCAAGAGGAAGGTGACCAAGATGATTATCATCGTGGCTGTGCTGTTCTGCCTGTGTTGGCTGCCCCACCATGTGGTGATCATGTGCTTCTGGTTcggccacttccccttcaacaagGCCACCTACGCCTTCAGGCTGATTGCCCACTGCATGTCCTACGCCAACTCCTGCCTCAACCCCATCGTCTACGCGTTGATATCCAAGCATTTCCGGAAGCGCTTCAAGCAAGTCTTCACCTGCCTGCTGAAGAAGAAGGCCCTCAACAAAGTGCACGTCCTGCATGTGGCCAACACCGTGACTGGGCTCCAGCCTGCCTCCACCGACATCTCCCAGACCAACGGACACAACTACATGGTCGGTCGCTCGGCGCTGGTGGAAAGCAACCTGGTGGTGCTTGCAGAGACCAGAGCCGCTCAGAGGCACGAGGTCTGACATTAACCATCGGCCAGGAAGCAAATGCAAATCCGAGAGGAGTGTTGTTCTCACCGTATCTCTGGCACGTTCACTGATTTCCTTCGGTAGCGTTGGATTTGGAGTAGGAGCAAATTTTGATGGAGCCATCTGATTACAACGGGTTTCCACTGTGTGAAAAGGCACTTTGGTTTGAAGGTcaacatcacattgaatggcggtgctggctcgaagggccaaatggcctactcctgcacctattgtctattgtctaactgaaGAACTCATGTAATTTGCATTTCTAATCATGCAGTTGTCATTAACCATCTTGCCACTTGGTCAATTCGGGACATGCATAGTCTTTGATACTTACTTCCTTACTGCCTActctgcctcctggcatgtagaggTCCTCCACTCAGTGGTGTtggttccttcagttgctgtttccgtaacatatttgttttacgagacagggttgttagccctgtgctcaacctccaacctggaggaccagtgcaCGTCCTGCATGTGGCCAACACCGTGACTGGACTCCAGCCTGCCTCCACCGACATGTCCGAGATGACCACTCttcatctcgcctctacccttcgacctgcccagcatgggagaccctaacaggagagcCTATttcgttgtctatttccttcgctccatagatgctgccgcacccgctgagtttctccagcatttttgtctaccttcaaattctAATGTGGCGTGGCATTGCTCTAGGGGtgactgagacacacaagctccccgaccacgacaaggatGGAATCAAACGGGGAGAAAGTCACACCATTGACACTAACTAACAAGACTTCCCGACACTTTTCCCCAGCTTCATATTATTCAGCAGGTTGCAGACTAGTTGTGAGTGTGTTAGCTTCAAGCAGCTTTATGTATTGTAGTGGAAGTAGGGAGTATTTGACCgatttgattccgttagctgctTCAGAAATAAATGTTTCTGTTGAATTAGTCGAGTGTTACGCAGCTCTGGCCTGGGGTGAGATTTGGGAAAACACAGATTTCCGGTTTGCCTGGGACTGTTAAAATGGGCTTGTCTCCCTCTGTACAccatcgaggggggatcttatagaaacttacaaaattcttaacgggttggacaggctagatgcaggaagattattcccgatgttggggaagtccagaactaggggtcacagtttaaggataagagggaagtcttttaggaccgagatgagaaaatcattttttacacagagagtggtgaatctgtggaattctctgccacagaaggtagttgaggccacagttcattggctatatttaagagggagttagatgtggcccttgtggctaaagggatcagggggtatggagagaaggcagtgatgggatactgtgttggatgatcagccatgatcatattgaatggcggtgcaggctcgaagggccgaatggcctactcctgcacctattttctatgtttctatgtttctatgtttctatgtacactgtCTTGGTTCCTGTGATACCTTGAAAACATCCACGGCTTTACTCCTGCATCTTTAAagacagtctgaacaagggtctcggcccgaaacgttgcctatttccttcgctccatagatgctgccgcacccgctgagtttctccagcatttttgtctacttgcaAATTCTAAtatggtctgaaaaagggtctcgactcgaaacgccacccattccttctctccagagatgctgcctgtcccgctgagttactccagctttttgtgtctgtcttctacaAAGAAAGCTGTAGCATTTGGTGAAAGTGTGAAAATAAACATTTGGTGACAGTGCACTGTGTCAGTGATGGGTTATTTTTTGGTATTTTTGGCAtcagggtcagcatggacatgacgggccgaaggaccagtttctatGATGCATGACGTTAATATTTCATTCTGATTCATCTGAGCACTGAGGTGAACCCGGTGCACAGGAGATGCCTTCTTCAGATGAATTATTAAATCCTTGTTCATTTGTTCACACAACATACCTGCGGCATTGTTTCCCTTGCACATTAATCCATTCtcgctaccccccccctctctttctcctcccctctccatttcctctccccatccctccacctcCCAACCCCTCGTTCCCTTGCTCTCCCCTCTACCTGTCTTTCTCCATCTCAGTTtatctctcccatctccctctttcccccccattctcattttctctctcccctctctctcctcacccttttttctctcctagaaacatagaaacatagaaattaggtgcaggagtaggccattcggcccttcaagcctgcaccgccatttaatatgatctggctgatcatccaactcagtatcctgtacagccttctctccatccctctgatCCCCTCCACAAGGGCCACTCTAACTCCCCCCCcattctggcctcaactaccctctctcttcaccactctctgtgtgaaaaaagttctcctcatctcggtttttaaaggatttcccttttccttaagctgtccccttgtctggacttccccaacatcgggaacaatcttcctgcatctagcctgtccaaccccttaagaattttgtaagttctataagagaaacctctccctctctctctctctctctccctctcactctctcatctctctccctctcaacctctctcaacctctctctctacctctctctctctctctctctgtctctctcactctttctccgTCTGTATGTTTTCTCTTCCCTgcatctctccatctccctctgaccaccggtgtctcagccatgatcacaatgaatggtggtgctggctcgaagggccgaatggcctcgccctgcacctattttctaattttCTATGTAAGGGCCCAGTCATTCAAggcagagatgaggagaactttcatcacccagagctccccctccccccccccacaaattctccggagatgctgcctgaagttaATCCAGCACGTTTTCTGCAAAACTACATCTGCAAATCCTTGTGTCCAGCATTATATATGCTTGCCAGATTGCattgtgagagggagagggagttgtAGAGAATTGGAAGCAGTAACAACAATGAAATGAATGCAAGGCTGTGCCAGAGACTGGGAGTCACAAACACACGAGGATATGTTTACCGGGAGCTTAAGTGATGAACACCATCAACAGCTGACTGTTGGTGACTAAACTGCGAACATAAcaggccatagaaacatagaaactaggtgcagtagtcgaccattcggcccttcgatacagcaccgccattcaatatgatcatggctgatcatccagaatcagtaccccgttcctgccttctccccatatcccttgattccattagcccgaagagctacatctaactctctgttgaaaacatccagtgaatcagcctccattgccttctgtggcagagaattccacagattcctaactctctgggtgaaaaagcttttcctcatctcagtcccaaatggccgaccccttattctccaactgtgacccctggttctggactcccccaacatttttcgcacatctagcctgtccaatcccttaagaatttttcaatgtttctataagatatcctctcatccttctaaattccagtgaacacaagcccagtcgacccattctttgatCGATAACATAGcaggttttctgcagttcccgCAGCCAAGATGAATGTTGATTGTGTAAGGAAACAAGTGCACATTGATCTGCAATTGAACAAGAATATTTCTCCAGTCCTGGCATCAGTGCCTTGACCTTCCTGTGGAGATCCCAATGCAGCACAGCATGCCAGAGTGGCAAAGATGGATATCAAGCTGCAGCAGACCAACTGGatacatcttagtttagtttagccttCCTgagctttagtttttagtttttagtttagtttaggggtgggaagattgcaaacttcacatggtccgccctgtttcaacgaatgcaatcaacccggcgtgcacaatcaaataagatcaaatagaacaagttgtcctacaactttaggctgtgcacgccatatgcaagaagaagtttacttcagagatacagcgcggaaacagtccctttggcccaccgagtccgcgctgaccagcgatccccgcacactaatgcccctgtcccacttaggaaacctgaacggaaacctctggagactttgcgccccacccaaggtttccgtgtggttcccggaggttgcaggtgggttgcaggtagtggaaacaggtagggagactgacgaaaacctccgggaaccgcacggaaaccttgggtggggcgcaaagtctccagaggtttccgttcaggtttcctaagtgggacaggggcattacactattctacacccaggtgctttgggttgagagggaaaaatagatcagccacgaatggatggcggagcagactcgatgggacgaatggcctaattctgctccaatgctgTATAGCTGCTAGCTTTTGTAAACCTATGGAGTCAACGATGGCTCCCCTTCAGCCTGGCTTGCAATGTTATCAAGGATGGGGCAAGTTAGAAGCTGCTCCTCCCTCAAGGGTGTAATTACACAGAATCTTAATACACATTCAGAAATTCacatccagagtaggggaatcgaggaccagaggacataggttcaaggtgaaggggaaaaaatttaacaggaatctgaggggtgaccttttcacacaaagggtggtgggtgtgtggaacaagctgccagaggaggtagttgaggctgggactctccaAACATTTcagcaacagttagacaggtacatggataggacaggtttggagggatatggaccaaacgcaggcaggtgggactagtgtagctgggacatgttgggccgaagggctaaacATTCCCAGCAAACCTGAAATATTCTTTAGGAAAACGTTCCCTGCATCATAAACATTGGACATCGCTTCTGGTAAACTGACTCTGCTGGGAAAATTATATTCCGGTCAGGACTACAAGAAATAAAAGGGAATGATTCAAAGCTACAAGGGCCCTTGAGAATAGAAAATATCTTTCCAATTTATTCTGACGAGCGGGCGGTGGAAGGAACGCCGTTCCATCTCTGAACAAATACTGGCCGATAATTTAGTGAAGAATAAATGTAGACGCAAGCGATCATAGGGAGTAAGGaaagactatttaaaaatgtaaataatgCAAATGAATGTACATTTTTCATACGCTTGTTAGATTTTTAAAACATCGTGTattttaaaattgttcacaagGCATTGAGTGAAAACTCAGACTGTCGTTGTCTCCAGGGCTGGTGGGAGCCAAGCAAGAGCCATTCAACCATTGTAAGCAAgcaagcaagtaagtaagtaaagggcctgtcccaccagcatgtgattgcatgcgtctagcgcgaccaaacgtggtggcttgaggcgtacggcctcgcgggtccGGTCCCAATTCGAGCCGCGGAGGCggctggagttgtgtggggctggtcacaacatcatactcaccaatcagctgttcAGAAGGCTGGCCGACTGAATCTGgatgtcgcacggcgtcgggcggtgatgtcatcacgcaacgccacgggCGTGACATACGGgaggcgggccgacaggccgttgtcacgtgggattttcggacagtgcaagatcttTGGAGCCCCGTGcggtgtcgggaccagccccgcacaactccatacgcctccgccgatcgaagtgggaccatcCCCGCGAGGCTGTAAGccacaagcgaccacgtttgttcgcgctagacgcatgctggtcggacaggcccttacgtttattggccaagtattcacatacaaggaatttgccttgatgctccgcccacaagtaacaacatgacatacagtgacagttacgattgactcagaaaacactaaacattaataataataagacattaatgataaaacatcattgatcaaacatgtgaaccaacacaAGGATACAATTCtttgtgtgggagggaactgcagatgctggtttaaactgaagacggacacaaaatgctggagtaactcagcgggacaggcagtgtctctggagagaaggaatgggtgacgtttcgggttgagacccttcttcagactggttagggataagggaaacgagagatataagggaaacaggccgttggtagctgttggttacacaaaaaagctggagaaactcagcgggtgcagcagcatctatgatgctgctgcacccgctgagtttctccagcttttttgtgtaacctttgattctccagcatctgcagttccctcttaaacacgttggtagctgtttgttgggtgaaaatgagaagccggtgagacttgggtgggggagagatagagagagagggaatgcctgaagttggagaaatcaatattcataccactggggtgtgagctgcccaggtgaaatatgagatgctgtttctccaatttgcgtttagtctccctctgccaatggaggaggcctcggacagaaagtctgtgcgggaatgggaaggagaattaaagtgtttggcaaccgggagatcaggtaggttcaggtggactgagcgaaggtgttcagcgaaacgatcgcccagtctacgtctCTTTCCTTGTTTGTGTGACCAGACCTTACTAAATAGCAGGTAGaccacacaaaatgctagagtaactcagtgggacaagcagcatctccctgtgaggaacgggtgacgtttcgggtcgagacccttcttcaaacggaaCAAACAAATGTCCTTGTTTGGTTGCTCCAAATGTTGAAATCTTGGCCAACCAATTAGCCACAGATGACCCACCACTGACTGCTCTGGGTTCCTCTGCTCATGTACACACCTTCCAGTATACAATACTCATGTGTACATCTGGGAGACACTTGTATGtgtaagcgtgtgtgtgtgagtgtgtgtgtgtgtgtgtgtgcccgagtgtatgtgtgtgtgtgtgtgtgtgtgtgcccgagtgtgtgtgtgcctgagtgtgtgtgtgtgtgtgtgtgtgtgtgtgtgtgtgtgcccccgagtgtgtgtgtgagtgtgagtgtgtgtgtgagtgggttaaCATGCTGATGAATAACACCTAAGAACAAAATCAATTCCTGCACGCTGATGACCGCGGGAGATTTATCGAACTGAACTTGTTTAATTTCTTGTTCATTTCTGGTTTAATTTTCGAGTCTAAAATCAATATCCATTGCCTCAGTCATGGGCTGCATGAACATTAAATCAAGGCTCGCACAAGAAGCTGCTCGTGCACCTCCACTGATACTCCATGCAGTTACTTCATTAGCTGCCGAGCCCCTGTGAATCTGGCcctcagtaaaaacactgacatGACCAAGAAGATATGAGATTGTGTGTGATCCTCACCAATGATCCCAACCCTGCCTAGCGAGTAAAAGCTCAGCAAGCAGGCGTGAGGGTGAGCCCCTCGTTcattgtgtacgaaggaactgcagatgctggtttaacccgaagataggtgcaaaaagctggagtaactcagcaggacaagcagcatcgctggagagaaggaatgggtgactgaaggagggtctcgaccgaaaacatcacccaaaccttctctccagagatgctgcctgacccgatgagttactccagcattttgaatccatctttgggacaatagacaataggtgcaggagtaggccatttggccctttgagccagcacggccattcaatgtgatcatggctgatcatccccaatcagtaccccgttcctgccttctccccatatcccctgactccgccatctttaagagccctatctagctctctcttgaaagcatccagagaacctgcctccacctccctctgaggcagagaattccacagactcaccactctctgaggaaaaagtgtttcctcgtctccgttctaaatggcttactccttattcttaaactgtgtgtgcccctggttctggactcgggaAAGGTTAATGTCTGTGGAACAGGAAGgggtcagtgtttaagaaggaactgcagatgctggagaatggaaggtacacaaaaaagctggagaaactcagcgggtgcagcagcatctatggagcgaaggaaataggcaacgtttcgggccgaaacccttcttcagacaggaagggGTTAGTGTCTGGTGAACAGGGGAAGGTGCGTTTGCAACATTTAGTAAACACAGCACGGAGACAACTCTCACCTCACACTGGAGAGCGGCTCACTGGCTGCCACCTCTTCACTCAGAGAAAATCAGAAGGCTGACAGCATGTCCGCGCCTGGTCACGGATGGGTTGCAGACAACATGACATGGAGCTCCCTCGACAGGACCTGTTGCAAAAACTCTCTCCCcaagtttctctctctctccatccctccctctctctctcaacccccccccctctctcctctccccccccccctccccattccccccccctcacaacaACTCCctcactttctccccccccctctttcttcccccccccctttctaccccctccctctggtgaaaatcttgcccctcatgttgctattaaatctttcctcctcaccttaatcctatgacctcttgatccccctactctgggtacaagACTCTGTGCCTTCACCCTACCTGTCTCCCTTGTGATTTTgagcacctctataaggtcaccccttatcctcctgctctCTGAGGTATAAagtgctagcctgcccaacctctccctgtagctcaggctctcgagtcctggcaacatcctcgtaaatattctctgcactcacCTTCAATGCCAGCTGAATGATTCAACTAATGTGACATAACTGAAGCACTCTGGTGCAGCTCTTGCAAATCCGCCTCCAATGCAATCACTGTCCACACAACAACCTCCCCCCTGATGTGAAGCTGGGGTATATAAAGAAACAAAGTTGTCAAGCTGGGGTCAGGTGCGAAGTGCATCCTGACCATCTCCCCAGCCCAGCACTGCTCCATCTAGAGGACAGTGGATGTGTTAATGACTGGTGCTCGGCTCACTTTTGGCTTCTGCATTTGGCCAAACAGTGGAAATGGAGCCTGGGCTGGTTATTGTCCcttgtactgagctacagtgaacatttttattttgtcAGCCATCTTGGAAAATTATGCTGTACATGAGAATCGTACTCTACGAGTCAAACCGtacacgagtctgaagaagtgtctcaacttggattgaattgaattgaatttatttttcattcagagagtggtggcggtgtggaatgagcttccagtggaagtggtggaggcaggttcattggtatcatttaaaaataaattggataggcatatggatgagaagggaatggagggttatggtatgagtgcaggcaggtgggactaaggggaaaaaaaaaaaattgttcggcacggacttgtagggccgagatggcctgtttccgtgctgtaattgttatatggttattcaaagAAATGCCGTTACCATACACACATAACAATAAagaccaaacaaaactaaattgaacataaacatccatcacagtgaacctcccccaggcacctcctcactgaccagcgatccccgccattaacactatcctacacccactagggataatttttacattttacaccaagccaattaacctacaaacctgcacgtctttggagtgtgggaagaaaccaaagatctcggagaaaacccacgcaggtcatgaggagaacgtgcatagcacccgtagtcgggatcgaacccgggtctccagcgctgcattcgctgttaagcagtgactctaccgctgcgccaccgtgacgtttTGTCTGTTGTACAGACTCAACGTCACCGAACCTCTGACACTCGGTCCGCGGGGCTTCAATTAGGCCCAAACTCTCCGAAAGCCACGAAAGATTCGGCACACCTTGCCACTATTCACCGCAGCAACACCAGGGGACATTCAAGGACCTCCCGCAACACAGAAACCAATATCAAATAACCAAAAGATTTGAATAAAAAGTGTGTTAAGCTCTTTGCCAATATAAGCTGTGCTTGACGATGTTTTCCTATAGACTTCATAAATAAAACGCTACCACAAGGCTACAATTGTAAAAGGTGAAAAGAATGCAGCAGTGAGTCACGTCTTCATTCTTTTACCAGTACAGACTTGGCACTTCCTCCACACCTCCCAGAGTGATGAATAGAGTGAAAAAATTATCTAGCTCAAGGCTGTTCATGAAATGATTGTGCATCACCAAGGCAGCAACAGCTTCACACTGAGTTTACCACCGCCACATCCACTTTCATTGAGTTCattattattgtcagatgtaacaaggtaccatgaaaagcttttgttatgtgcgctccagtcaaagaaaagactatgcatttagtttaagaaggaaattcgaaggtagacaaaaacgctggagaaactcaacgggtgaggcaacatctaaggaaataaatagggctcttaaagatagcggagtcaggggatatggggagaaggcaggaacggggtactgaatggggatgatcagccatgatcacattgaatggcggtgctggctcgaagggccgaatggcctacttctgcacctattgtctattgatgagaGGACTGTAGcatctaggaagaaactgtccctgattctggaggtgtgcattttctgcaccacttgcctgatggaagagtgagggactggggtgagactggttgttgatccctgcctctagtgtgtccaatcccttaataatcttatacgtttcaataagattggggaagggggcgctgttctggcggcagccatggcagcagcgcgtcagcctttcaattttattttttatttttagtatgttttaaagtgtgtatttagtggggggttttgtgttttgtgtgggtggtgtaagagggaaaccgcttcggtcgcctcctccatggagaggcgactttttccaggttgcctcccccgtggcctaccatcaaggatcggcgaggtctttcccggagacgtgcccggggcttcagcggcaggcgcagcgtggactcggcgtggagcgggtgagccgtcgctggggctcgccggagggtagtgctccgtttcgctggcccagggcagccggcagcctgaaattgcagcctgaagccgcggtctgcagagttccagctgctgcggcgtctacagcccgggatccctcgtgggggacccgggggaagaagaagccgccattgccggcccgcggataacttccacagcgggcccggcatggacttaccatcacccctggaggggagcttcgaatgccggccctgcagtctacggtgcttctggctgcggcggcccctttaaatctcaaccgccggcctgcggcctacacaatcttgaagccgcggtctccggtgaggaaggaccgatcctggactggactctggtcttgtccacgcgggggggggggggggggggatggcgaaggacggccaaaattttttgtgccgaaacccacagtgatgaatgctgtggtggatgtttatgttacatgttgcgtcctgtttatgcatttattattttgttaacccatctttatgctttgtatggaactgatttttaaattatgtaaagcactttggggtcaatgaaaattgactataaatgtgctatataaataaacttattaatattattattattattatactattaagaatccctcttatccttctaaactccagagtgtacaagcccagccgatccattctctcagcatacgacagtcccgccatcccgggaatcagctagagtgcggtcccgacctcccatctacctcattggagatctttgaacgaCCTTTGTTTAAGGTTtggaattgtaattgtaattaattcattagccaagtgtgtaaaaaccatacaaagaatttgatttgccatacagtcataccaaaaaagcaacaagacacacaataacttgaaggtagacaaaagtgctggagaaactcagcgggtgcagcagcatctatggagcgaaggaaataggcaacgtttcgtcccgaaacattgcctatttccttcgctccatagatgctgctgcacccgctgagtttctccagcacttttgtctaccttcgattttccagcctcaCCAGCTCCCCCCTAGAAACGTTGGCAGTTATTTCATCTCTAGTTGCCCCATCCCCTGCTGATGGAAATAATAGATTTAAACGATGAAGTGAATGGAATTGAATCAGAAGCAGTCCACAGATTAG
This genomic window from Leucoraja erinacea ecotype New England chromosome 37, Leri_hhj_1, whole genome shotgun sequence contains:
- the LOC129713877 gene encoding galanin receptor 2b-like, whose product is MADDWKVSESLGFRPGSFIVPVIFSLIFLLGTVGNGLVLAVLLRKGQTSYSTTNLFILNLSIADLFFIVFCVPFQATIYTLDGWLFGTFMCKMVHFFIYLTMYASIFTLAAVSVDRYLAIRYPLKSRELRTARNALIAIGIIWALSMVLAGPYLNYYQIVLYNGVPVCVPIWADKRRKVMDVSSFVFGYVIPVTILSFAYTRTIKYLWTSVDPIETVSEAKKAKRKVTKMIIIVAVLFCLCWLPHHVVIMCFWFGHFPFNKATYAFRLIAHCMSYANSCLNPIVYALISKHFRKRFKQVFTCLLKKKALNKVHVLHVANTVTGLQPASTDISQTNGHNYMVGRSALVESNLVVLAETRAAQRHEV